The nucleotide sequence AAACACTTTCGCTTTTCTTAAAATGCTGCGTACAGTCTCAGTCGGTTGCGCTCCATCTTGAAGACGCTTGACGATGGCAGGAACATCTAAGCGAGTTTCATCAGTTCTAGGATTGTAAAATCCCAATTCTTCTAAAGGACGACCATCCCGACGACTGGTACTTGTAGTGGCTACAATTCTATAGCTCACTTCTCTTTTTTTCCCATAACGCTTCAGACGTAATTTGATCATAGTAACCCAAAATACTGCAATTACCGATTATAGCGTATTAATCAAACAATTTGACAAAACAATAATGATAAGACAAATGCTAATATACCTCAAGTATAAACAAAATCTGTTACCTAATTATTAGTAGAGTTATATCATGCTAAAGATAACGGTTAGCTGTTTTAGTGTGTGGTGTGTCGCCTTAAGCTTGGGGACAGTGCCGTGGCCGGTTCAAGCTCAAAGCTTGGCTCAATCAACTCCACAGATAACAGAAGAAACACCCAATGGTGAGCCAACACCAAATCCAGATGAATTGCGTCCCTTAGCCCAGTCCGATAGCCTTCTAAGTCTTGAAGGAGGGGAAAAATTAATGCAAGAAGCCAGCGAAGCGATCAACACTGAAAAGTATGATGTCGCCGCCGCTAAACTTAACCAAGCTCGCCGTGTGTTTAATCAACTATCGAATTATCATTTAAAACTTGCTACTATTTTTTCAGGGATTGATAGAACCGTCGTGGAAGCGCAAAGGAGTAACGCGCTAAAAAGTGGACAACTGCGGGATCAGGCGACTTATCAACTAGCTTTAGTCCATCGCGCGCAAAACAAGCCTGAATTGGCTGTTCCTTTGCTCATTCAAGTCATAGAATCCCAAAACCCAACCAGTGAAATGGGGCAGAAATGCTATCAACAACTTTACGAGTTAGGATTTGTCAATGCCCCTCTTAATGGTGAAAAACCCGCCGCCTCGAGTTCAGCACCGGCTCCTTCAGCCAAGAAATAAGCGGCTTGGGTGTAATGTTTTTTTGATGTCGTTATAGGAGTTTACATGGTTAGCCTTAAACAGGTTGAAACAATGATTCAAGCCAAACTGCCTGATGCTCAAGTTTTTGTCAAAGATTTAACCGGCGGTGGAGATCATTTAGAAGCAACTGTTGTCTCCTCTGAGTTTGAAGGGAAAACAAAAGTCATACAGCATCAAATGGTTTATGGTGCTGTTGCTTCGGCTATGGCTGATGAGTCTATCCACGCCCTAGCTTTGAAAACCTATACCCCTGAAACTTGGCAACAAGCAGGACAACCGGTTTAATCCCCCAGTCACAGACTGTGTTGTAGGGGCAGCACGTTATTACTGCCCCTAGTATAAATATGATTAATTTTTTTCTCCCCCTCTTTGAGAGAGGTAATTTCTCCACTCCCGCAAGGTCTTAGGTGATATGCTTCAGTTTCAAATCCAGTCAGACAGCGAAATTCCCGCCTCTAAACAACTGTTTGACCAAATTCGCTTTGCCATCGCCTCTCGCCAATATCCGCCTGGACATCGCTTACCCAGTACCCGACAATTAGCGATGATTACGGGTTTACATCGCAACACCATCAGTAAAGTTTATCAGCAATTAGAAGAAGATGGTTTAGTAGAATCGTTGGCCGGTTCGGGTATTTATGTTAAAGTTCAAGGCCATGAAGGCGGTTTCTCCTCTCAGTCTCCTATCCTTCAACAATATCCCCAAGCTAGTCAGTTAATACGCAAAAGTCTAGATGATTTACTCTCACAGGGGTTAACCCTTTCCCAAGTGCGAGAATTATTTTTGAGTGAAATTGATTGGCGTTTACGCTGTGGGGCGCAAGTTTGGATAACGGTACCTACGGCAGATTTAGGGGCCGGAAAACTAATGCTCAAAGAACTCGAACAATCTTTAGCCGTTCCGGTTCAATTAGTGCCGCTAGAAGAGTTAACCCAAGTTCTAGCACAGACGAAATCAGGAACAGTGGTCACTAGCCGCTATTTTATCGGACCAGCCGAGGCCATTGCTACGCCTTATGGAATTCGAGTCATTCCCATTGATATTTATGACTACAGCAAGGAATTAGAATTTGTTAAAAAACTGCCTACTGATAGTCGTCTAGGGATAGTCAGTCTCAGTGACGGGATTTTAAGAGTGGCTGAAATCTTAATTCATAGTTTACGGGGAGAAGACTTATTAGTGATGAGCGCCCAAGTCAGTGAAACTGAAAAACTCATGTCGATCGTGCGTACCAGCCAAACCATTATCAGCGATCAAGATAGTTATCCCATTGTCCAAAGGGCCATCGAGTCAGTCAGAGATGACCTGATTCGGCTACCGGAAATTATTTGTAGTAAAAATTATATTGGAGAAAAATCCATAAATTTACTCCGTCGGGAACTTGGCTTAGGGACAGAAGAGACTTAAACTATAGTGAGTCTGTAATGGGTAATACAAAAGCTCATTGACTAACCGAGAAATACAAGAGTAATTGTATTAATTTAACGATGACTATCAATCGCCGAAATTTCCTTTATCTTTTGGGTGCCGGTGCAGGAGCGACCGCTTTAGGAATGTTTCCAGGTCAGACGATCGCTCAAACTATGGCTCAAACAAGCGGCTCAGATGAACCGTTTACCTTACCCCCTCTGCCTTATGCTTATAATGCGCTGGAGCCTTATATTGATCAAGAAACCATGCGCTTTCACCACGACAAACACCATGCCGCCTACACCAAAAATCTGAATGGGGCAGTGAATAAATATCCACAATTAAAGGGAAAAAGTGCCGAAGATTTAATCAAAAATATTAATAGTTTACCCCAAGACATTCAAACTACCGTGCGAAATAATGGCGGTGGCTACGTCAATCATGATATGTTTTGGAAAATTATGAGTCCTAATGCCGGGGGCAAACCCAAAGGAGAAATTGCCAAAGCAATTAATCAGGATTTTGGCAGTTTTGAAGCTTTTCAAGCTGCTTTTAATA is from Gloeothece verrucosa PCC 7822 and encodes:
- the rpsP gene encoding 30S ribosomal protein S16, translated to MIKLRLKRYGKKREVSYRIVATTSTSRRDGRPLEELGFYNPRTDETRLDVPAIVKRLQDGAQPTETVRSILRKAKVFEQVNA
- a CDS encoding BolA family protein; its protein translation is MVSLKQVETMIQAKLPDAQVFVKDLTGGGDHLEATVVSSEFEGKTKVIQHQMVYGAVASAMADESIHALALKTYTPETWQQAGQPV
- a CDS encoding GntR family transcriptional regulator; amino-acid sequence: MLQFQIQSDSEIPASKQLFDQIRFAIASRQYPPGHRLPSTRQLAMITGLHRNTISKVYQQLEEDGLVESLAGSGIYVKVQGHEGGFSSQSPILQQYPQASQLIRKSLDDLLSQGLTLSQVRELFLSEIDWRLRCGAQVWITVPTADLGAGKLMLKELEQSLAVPVQLVPLEELTQVLAQTKSGTVVTSRYFIGPAEAIATPYGIRVIPIDIYDYSKELEFVKKLPTDSRLGIVSLSDGILRVAEILIHSLRGEDLLVMSAQVSETEKLMSIVRTSQTIISDQDSYPIVQRAIESVRDDLIRLPEIICSKNYIGEKSINLLRRELGLGTEET
- a CDS encoding superoxide dismutase, whose protein sequence is MTINRRNFLYLLGAGAGATALGMFPGQTIAQTMAQTSGSDEPFTLPPLPYAYNALEPYIDQETMRFHHDKHHAAYTKNLNGAVNKYPQLKGKSAEDLIKNINSLPQDIQTTVRNNGGGYVNHDMFWKIMSPNAGGKPKGEIAKAINQDFGSFEAFQAAFNKAGESRFGSGWAWLILDKNGKLKVSSTANQDSPLMEGIYPIMGNDVWEHAYYLKYKNNRGQYLQQWWNVVNWDEVNKRFQQAKS